From Apteryx mantelli isolate bAptMan1 chromosome 30, bAptMan1.hap1, whole genome shotgun sequence, the proteins below share one genomic window:
- the GNA15 gene encoding guanine nucleotide-binding protein subunit alpha-15, with product MAQCFCCCRLCLCFLSEEEKAAILIDRRINKILREEKRRDQQELKLLLLGTGESGKSTFIKQMRIIHGAGYSEEDRKHFAKLVFQNIFTSMQAMILAMEMLRIPYANPENVQNASLVLGTDACRVVTLSKPYANAIESLWSDAGIRTCYERRREYHLLDSAYYFLSNLERIAEDSYIPTAQDVLRSRMPTTGINEYCFSVQNVTLRIVDVGGQKSERKKWIHCFENVIALIYLASLSEYDQCLEENSKENRMKESLALFRTILELPWFQHTSVILFLNKTDLLEDKITASDLDEYFPSFHGPKQDAEAAKQFILDMYVDTYMQCSALVSSTRSGLLQTIPTSRCLYRHYTCATDTHNMRKVFGDVRDVILVAYWEEVNLL from the exons ATGGCTCAGTGCTTCTGCTGCTGCCGCTTGTGCCTGTGTTTCCTCTCGGAGGAGGAGAAAGCTGCCATCCTGATCGACAGAAGAATTAACAAAATACTGAGGGAGGAGAAGAGACGAGACCAGCAAGAGCTGAAATTGCTGCTTCTCG GCACTGGGGAGAGTGGGAAGAGCACCTTCATCAAGCAGATGCGAATAATCCATGGGGCAGGCTATTCGGAAGAGGATCGCAAACACTTTGCCAAGCTGGTGTTTCAGAACATTTTCACCTCCATGCAAGCCATGATCCTTGCCATGGAGATGCTGAGGATCCCTTATGCCAATCCAGAGAATGTG CAAAATGCCTCATTAGTCCTGGGCACCGATGCTTGCAGAGTGGTGACTCTCAGCAAGCCCTATGCAAACGCCATTGAGAGCCTATGGAGCGATGCTGGCATCAGGACGTGTTACGAGAGACGGCGGGAATATCACTTACTGGACTCAGCTTATTA TTTTCTATCTAATCTGGAGCGGATAGCTGAGGACTCTTACATTCCCACCGCTCAGGATGTGCTGCGGAGCCGAATGCCTACAACTGGCATCAATGAATACTGCTTCTCGGTGCAGAATGTGACCTTAAG GATTGTGGATGTGGGTGGGCAGAAGTCGGAGCGGAAGAAATGGATCCACTGTTTTGAGAACGTGATTGCTCTCATCTATCTGGCTTCCCTCAGCGAATATGACCAGTGCCTGGAAGAGAACAGCAAGgag AATCGGATGAAGGAGAGCCTGGCTCTGTTCAGAACTATCCTGGAGCTGCCCTGGTTCCAGCACACATCAGTGATCCTCTTTCTGAACAAAACGGACCTCCTGGAGGACAAGATCACCGCCTCAGACCTGGACGAGTACTTTCCCTCCTTCCATG GGCCCAAGCAGGATGCAGAAGCAGCCAAGCAGTTTATCCTGGACATGTATGTGGATACCTACATGCAATGCTCAGCTCTTGTCAGCAGCACCAGGTCAGGACTCCTTCAAACCATCCCCACATCCAGATGTCTTTACCGCCACTACACCTGCGCTACTGACACGCACAACATGCGCAAAGTCTTTGGAGATGTCAGAGATGTGATACTGGTTGCCTACTGGGAAGAAGTCAATCTTCTGTGA